One genomic window of Mucilaginibacter sp. SJ includes the following:
- a CDS encoding head maturation protease, ClpP-related, with the protein MSYKIYLYDTETDCIGSGNLSSVYIQTQLEAAAGDDVEVHISSVGGSAFDAIAIYDLLKKYPGKVTTYIDALAASAASVVAMGGRKVIMSKYALLMIHKPMVGTGGNADELLKDVQMLNVVQERLAQIYIDKSGLDGVTVNSLINAVTWMTADQALDLGFIDQIEDYQTEITNSALIKNYTNAAPAVYQRCINKILNINNNSMNIENKELIEKTTSVLDKIMNFFKKVVNKQTITDKGTLHHAGQIEEGAEVYQDEDMTTPAISDTYTCADGKQLDVKQGKIQTVTPADSENAPEAEDEDDDLPESKFKSTKKPADVQNRIQQLKARLHAQNALLTEARTALEEANNRLQKTRTEVKNEIKSTFIPESSKRSNKTYTEPAPFFAPQTEIAKNAVKKAIAS; encoded by the coding sequence ATGAGTTACAAAATTTATTTATACGATACCGAAACCGACTGCATTGGTTCGGGTAATTTATCATCAGTTTACATACAAACCCAACTTGAGGCGGCAGCGGGCGATGACGTTGAAGTACACATCAGTTCGGTAGGCGGCAGTGCATTTGATGCCATCGCTATTTATGATTTGCTTAAAAAGTATCCCGGTAAAGTTACTACCTATATCGACGCGCTGGCCGCCTCAGCAGCATCAGTTGTTGCAATGGGCGGCAGAAAAGTGATCATGAGCAAATACGCGCTGCTTATGATTCACAAACCAATGGTTGGTACCGGCGGCAATGCAGATGAACTTTTAAAAGATGTACAGATGCTAAATGTAGTTCAGGAGCGCCTGGCACAGATCTACATAGACAAATCCGGGTTGGACGGAGTTACCGTAAACAGCCTGATCAACGCCGTAACCTGGATGACTGCCGATCAGGCCCTTGACCTTGGCTTTATCGACCAAATAGAAGATTATCAAACAGAGATTACCAACAGCGCGCTTATTAAAAACTACACAAACGCTGCCCCAGCAGTTTACCAGCGATGCATCAACAAAATCTTAAACATAAATAACAACAGCATGAACATCGAGAACAAAGAACTCATTGAGAAAACAACATCGGTATTAGACAAGATCATGAACTTTTTTAAAAAAGTGGTAAACAAGCAAACCATCACCGATAAGGGAACGCTCCATCACGCAGGCCAAATTGAAGAAGGCGCCGAGGTTTATCAGGACGAAGACATGACTACACCTGCCATAAGTGATACTTATACCTGCGCCGATGGAAAACAACTGGACGTTAAACAGGGAAAGATTCAGACAGTAACACCTGCCGACTCCGAAAATGCACCGGAAGCAGAAGATGAAGATGACGACCTGCCTGAAAGTAAATTTAAATCGACTAAAAAACCTGCCGATGTGCAAAATCGCATCCAACAGTTAAAAGCCCGTTTGCATGCGCAAAATGCACTGTTAACAGAAGCCCGTACAGCACTTGAAGAAGCCAACAACCGCCTGCAGAAAACACGCACTGAGGTAAAAAACGAAATCAAATCAACCTTTATCCCTGAAAGTTCAAAACGCAGCAATAAAACCTACACAGAACCAGCTCCGTTCTTCGCACCACAAACCGAAATCGCAAAAAATGCGGTAAAAAAAGCTATCGCTTCCTAA
- a CDS encoding DUF6712 family protein encodes MIYLINQTIFQQYEDINVNIKPERLKVFIKKAQELDLKPFLGYALYYQLITYCNDDGTIKNDAPQAYKDLLNGSEYLDEYGRIVLYEGLAPALVYFTFARFIENDAVHYTATGPVIKRHDNGDALSSPEIVKLVQQQRSIANAYANDTEKFLRDNQENFPLWRYNEKNKSSRQSGPRIRGIDKTDFNYPGPINNYNLPITEFLN; translated from the coding sequence ATGATCTATTTAATTAATCAAACCATATTTCAGCAATATGAAGATATTAACGTAAACATTAAACCCGAACGGCTCAAAGTATTTATCAAAAAGGCCCAGGAGCTCGACCTAAAACCATTTTTAGGATATGCTTTGTACTACCAGCTAATAACCTATTGCAATGATGACGGCACTATAAAAAATGATGCGCCGCAGGCTTATAAAGACCTGTTAAACGGCAGCGAATATCTTGACGAGTATGGCCGCATCGTATTATACGAAGGCCTCGCTCCCGCCCTGGTTTATTTCACCTTTGCCCGCTTTATTGAAAACGACGCTGTACACTACACTGCAACCGGCCCGGTAATTAAACGTCATGATAACGGCGACGCGCTTTCATCGCCCGAGATTGTAAAACTGGTGCAGCAGCAGCGCAGTATAGCCAATGCTTATGCCAATGATACAGAAAAGTTTTTAAGAGATAACCAGGAAAACTTCCCGCTTTGGCGCTACAACGAAAAGAATAAAAGCAGCCGCCAGTCCGGTCCGCGGATCCGTGGTATCGACAAGACTGATTTCAACTATCCGGGCCCAATTAACAATTACAATTTACCAATAACCGAATTTTTAAACTGA
- a CDS encoding SGNH/GDSL hydrolase family protein has protein sequence MANDKKISELPIAETINTADRSILISNNADYQFDFATLLQFINSGLNAGANLSFGPVLPQNTSGKNGDVFINTAAGSFAQKVAGVWTIVYTIATGSSTDTTVLYGTTSPSTSAGNNGDTFINTVSGIFYKKTAGAWNQVFSMQTGPQGPQGASGTDGTNGTNGKTILNGTTNPANSLGADGDFYINTSSYYFFGPKTAGIWGSGISLIVSGVQFEEIANKNTPNGYAGLDGSGKIAAAQLPGYVDDVLEIANYASLPATGETGKIYITTDTNNEYRWSGSAYIQIVASPGTTDAVPEGVTNKYFTVSRVLNAVLTGIGFGSASAISATDSILQALGKLQAQITGLFKIPSGGVSGQILAKNSNADGDLHWINAPSGGSGGGSSEPSGQIKSFRVDYGAVGDGVADDTGAVNAALAANKRIFDKGDFLVTAFDNTNGVAIDGDVRILKQTTYLKQQINSYADKYQRVFGEEYLSSFHKKLLAKTAVKVILSGDSTTAGTGASSNTYHPDTLLNQITLNNRINNVTYVNSGAGGQNTTYWLSNSLTTDLAQNPDVYILRWGINDSWVGGTPEANATAFLSRLDTGLSTIRSTTGFDYQHLAIIIQSQNPTTDDANGHQGQVFNELVNNGLRALARKHQCVFQDIYGIFQDSVHGQDYLTAINVSLPNELVHPQDPLYVAMANKTFDVLFPEYFRGNSVVDAGQSGRLFSALPAAYSKGITHEYVESSNGWPINGFLITHHLSNDMYRQELASFDATNNGKLYVRVGWSISGWQSFYILSPVPTTLVYDGTPSGITLSKLPSAFPTGICTDYVSSSDGWPINGMVITHKGSIGTVKQTLSSYDTATNEYVRVGWSGSWQAWKQVTLA, from the coding sequence ATGGCGAACGATAAAAAAATAAGCGAGCTCCCGATAGCAGAAACTATAAATACCGCAGACAGATCAATCCTGATCAGCAATAATGCCGATTATCAATTCGATTTTGCCACCCTGCTTCAATTTATCAATTCAGGACTAAACGCCGGAGCTAACCTATCCTTCGGTCCGGTGCTTCCACAAAACACAAGCGGTAAAAACGGGGACGTGTTTATAAACACTGCAGCAGGCTCCTTTGCGCAAAAAGTAGCAGGTGTTTGGACAATTGTTTACACCATAGCCACCGGAAGCAGCACCGATACCACCGTGCTATATGGTACAACCAGCCCCAGTACGTCAGCCGGTAATAATGGCGATACATTTATAAACACCGTAAGCGGCATATTTTACAAAAAGACCGCCGGGGCATGGAACCAGGTATTCTCCATGCAAACAGGTCCGCAGGGACCACAAGGGGCAAGCGGAACAGATGGAACCAATGGTACAAACGGCAAAACCATATTAAACGGAACAACCAATCCGGCAAACAGCCTGGGTGCCGACGGCGATTTTTATATCAATACCTCCTCTTACTACTTTTTCGGCCCCAAGACCGCTGGTATCTGGGGCAGCGGAATTTCATTGATAGTTTCAGGCGTACAATTTGAGGAAATTGCGAACAAAAACACACCCAACGGCTACGCGGGTTTAGATGGCAGCGGAAAGATTGCGGCAGCCCAGCTCCCCGGCTATGTTGATGATGTGCTGGAGATTGCCAATTATGCATCACTACCGGCGACCGGGGAAACCGGAAAGATCTATATCACTACCGATACCAACAATGAATACAGGTGGAGCGGATCGGCATACATCCAAATTGTCGCGTCGCCCGGTACTACCGATGCTGTACCCGAAGGCGTGACAAACAAATATTTCACGGTATCAAGGGTTTTAAACGCTGTACTTACAGGTATCGGATTCGGGAGTGCCTCGGCAATATCAGCAACCGATAGCATTTTACAGGCATTAGGGAAGCTGCAGGCTCAAATTACCGGTTTATTTAAGATTCCTTCGGGAGGGGTGAGCGGGCAGATCTTAGCGAAAAATAGCAATGCCGATGGTGATTTGCATTGGATTAATGCGCCTTCAGGTGGTAGTGGGGGCGGCTCATCTGAACCATCGGGGCAGATCAAATCATTTCGGGTTGATTATGGGGCTGTGGGGGATGGGGTGGCGGATGATACGGGGGCGGTGAATGCTGCTTTGGCAGCCAATAAGAGAATATTTGACAAGGGTGATTTCTTGGTTACTGCTTTTGATAATACAAACGGGGTAGCTATAGATGGCGATGTTAGGATTTTAAAGCAAACTACCTATCTTAAACAGCAGATAAATAGCTATGCCGATAAATATCAAAGAGTATTTGGTGAGGAGTATTTATCATCATTTCATAAAAAGCTATTAGCTAAAACAGCTGTTAAGGTAATTCTTTCAGGAGATAGTACAACTGCGGGAACTGGTGCAAGCTCAAATACATATCACCCGGATACACTTCTCAATCAGATTACTTTAAATAATCGGATTAACAACGTAACTTATGTTAATAGTGGTGCAGGTGGTCAAAATACTACTTATTGGCTATCGAATTCTTTAACGACAGATTTGGCCCAAAATCCTGATGTGTATATTTTACGTTGGGGCATCAATGATTCGTGGGTTGGAGGTACTCCTGAAGCTAATGCTACTGCTTTTTTAAGCCGATTGGATACTGGACTGTCTACCATCAGGAGTACAACGGGGTTTGATTATCAGCATTTAGCCATTATTATTCAATCGCAAAATCCAACGACAGATGATGCTAATGGACATCAAGGACAGGTTTTTAATGAGCTTGTTAATAATGGCTTAAGAGCATTGGCGAGGAAACATCAATGTGTTTTTCAGGATATATATGGTATTTTTCAGGATAGTGTACATGGACAGGATTACTTAACGGCCATAAATGTATCACTACCCAACGAATTAGTTCACCCGCAAGATCCTCTTTATGTAGCAATGGCTAATAAGACATTTGATGTTTTATTCCCTGAATATTTCAGAGGTAATAGTGTTGTTGATGCTGGGCAATCAGGACGTTTGTTTTCAGCGTTACCAGCAGCGTATAGCAAAGGCATTACACACGAATATGTTGAATCGTCTAACGGATGGCCTATAAATGGATTTCTTATAACTCATCATCTTAGTAATGATATGTATAGGCAAGAATTAGCGTCTTTCGATGCAACTAATAACGGAAAACTATACGTTCGTGTCGGATGGTCAATATCGGGTTGGCAATCTTTCTACATTTTATCCCCTGTTCCAACTACTCTTGTTTATGACGGCACTCCGAGTGGAATAACACTTTCTAAACTCCCCTCTGCGTTTCCAACAGGGATATGTACTGATTATGTTTCATCCTCTGATGGGTGGCCGATTAATGGAATGGTAATAACTCATAAAGGGAGTATCGGTACCGTTAAACAAACATTGTCTTCTTATGACACCGCGACAAATGAATACGTAAGGGTAGGATGGTCTGGTTCCTGGCAGGCATGGAAACAAGTAACTTTAGCATAA
- a CDS encoding GDSL-type esterase/lipase family protein, with protein MFNNKFKRRLLIASLSINILFVLFFVGKRLYYDNWLFFHPLKPADTEQRWLNFLKSKPNKNEIIFLGTSITEGFDVEKGFNNPCVKNMGFAGSISENGIQVINRLIYRKPKKLFIEFGINDFRYAIHTDTVTAHLVTMINLIKAKSPGTGIFIESVLPTSLDTLNTKIVRYNRFAKSICDSSNVTFINLYPEFLKGDKIDPDLTLDGIHLNQVGYFNWRRLIKGFVN; from the coding sequence ATGTTTAATAATAAGTTTAAAAGAAGATTACTGATAGCTTCATTATCAATCAATATTTTATTTGTATTGTTTTTTGTAGGTAAACGGCTATATTATGACAATTGGCTGTTTTTCCACCCCCTAAAGCCCGCTGATACCGAACAGCGCTGGTTGAATTTTTTAAAATCAAAGCCTAATAAAAATGAGATTATTTTTTTAGGAACAAGCATTACAGAAGGGTTTGATGTTGAAAAAGGATTTAATAATCCATGTGTTAAGAACATGGGGTTTGCTGGCAGTATATCTGAAAATGGTATACAAGTAATTAATAGATTGATTTATCGTAAACCCAAGAAGCTTTTTATTGAATTTGGGATAAATGATTTTAGATATGCGATACATACAGATACTGTTACCGCCCATCTTGTTACAATGATCAACTTAATAAAAGCTAAATCACCGGGTACAGGTATCTTTATTGAATCAGTTCTCCCTACATCTTTAGATACTCTAAATACAAAAATTGTAAGGTATAATAGGTTTGCCAAAAGTATTTGCGATAGTTCTAATGTGACGTTTATTAATTTGTATCCCGAGTTCCTAAAAGGAGATAAGATAGACCCCGATCTTACATTGGATGGTATCCATCTTAATCAAGTCGGATACTTTAATTGGCGGAGGCTTATAAAAGGCTTTGTTAATTAA
- a CDS encoding WD40/YVTN/BNR-like repeat-containing protein, whose protein sequence is MKLNRIFISGTLFCSLWFNSVLKAQTITVLQQDKPTSIRGLSVVDDNTAWISGSKGYIAKTNDGGKTWNWQQIKGYEKSDFRDIEAFNDQEAVIMSSGTPSLILKTIDGGQTWHEKYRKTDTTYFLDAMDFADNLHGYILGDPINNKFLLLETKDGGETWNESKNAPDALPGEASFAASGTCLRVSGKEAIYIVSGGSNARLISLQPYNDQWQYSNLPLTHGKSSEGAFSISIGQNAGIIVGGDYANDKKTDSVATIEAVRPVLTFTPPQTGPAGFQSSVEYIKSGVFLSTGTPGSNITTDGGKTWKQIDSTSFNVCRKAKHGKLVLLAGNSGKIAVLKL, encoded by the coding sequence ATGAAGCTAAACCGCATTTTTATTTCAGGTACCCTATTTTGTTCTTTGTGGTTCAATTCTGTCCTGAAAGCACAAACTATTACCGTTTTACAGCAGGATAAGCCAACAAGTATCCGTGGTTTATCTGTAGTTGATGATAATACGGCATGGATAAGCGGCAGCAAAGGATACATCGCCAAGACTAACGACGGCGGCAAAACCTGGAACTGGCAGCAAATAAAGGGATATGAAAAATCCGACTTTCGGGATATCGAAGCATTTAATGATCAGGAAGCAGTGATCATGAGTTCGGGCACGCCGTCCCTCATCTTGAAAACAATTGATGGCGGACAAACCTGGCATGAAAAATATCGAAAAACAGATACCACCTATTTTTTAGATGCCATGGATTTTGCCGATAACCTTCATGGCTACATCTTAGGCGACCCGATCAACAATAAATTTTTATTACTGGAAACCAAAGACGGCGGTGAAACCTGGAACGAGTCGAAAAATGCCCCGGATGCACTACCGGGAGAGGCATCGTTTGCCGCAAGTGGCACATGTCTGAGAGTATCGGGCAAAGAGGCGATATACATCGTTTCAGGGGGTAGCAACGCCAGGCTTATTTCCTTGCAGCCTTACAATGATCAATGGCAGTATTCAAACCTTCCGCTTACACATGGAAAAAGCAGTGAAGGCGCTTTTTCAATATCGATAGGGCAAAATGCCGGTATCATTGTCGGGGGTGATTATGCCAATGATAAAAAAACAGATTCGGTGGCAACTATCGAGGCGGTTCGCCCTGTCCTTACATTTACACCACCACAAACAGGGCCGGCAGGTTTTCAATCAAGTGTTGAGTACATAAAATCCGGGGTATTTCTTTCCACAGGCACACCCGGGAGCAACATTACTACAGACGGAGGCAAAACGTGGAAGCAAATCGACAGCACAAGCTTTAACGTTTGCCGTAAGGCAAAACACGGTAAACTTGTATTATTAGCCGGAAATAGCGGTAAAATAGCTGTTCTAAAATTGTAG
- a CDS encoding LacI family DNA-binding transcriptional regulator — protein sequence MTGGNKNDKVNMKTLAKELSLSTATISKALRDSYDISPETKLRVMEAARRLNYVPNAYAASLRKQSSNTIAIIIPEIADSFFSQAINGIESIVAPKKYHALIYLTHDSYEREASMFNDLASGRVDGLIMSVASSTQDTGHIKTLQETGIPIVFFDRVCEDITADKIVTDDYDSAYNAATHLLQAGCKNISLVTISGYPSILTAREQGYRDAVSDNGFVVKDAGIVTCSNKYTDENVNIIKAHLATVKPDGIIATVEQLATATYLACDELRLQIPRDVKVVCFTNQITAAILNPSLTTILQPAYDMGKQAAEILFGRLSGRLNEAKQELIMPSQLIARASTAS from the coding sequence ATGACCGGCGGTAATAAGAACGATAAGGTGAATATGAAAACGCTTGCGAAAGAGCTTAGCCTTTCTACCGCAACCATATCCAAAGCGCTGCGCGACAGCTATGATATAAGTCCTGAAACCAAACTGAGGGTAATGGAAGCCGCCAGGCGTTTAAATTACGTACCAAACGCTTATGCCGCCAGTCTCCGCAAACAAAGCAGCAATACTATTGCCATCATCATACCCGAAATTGCCGACAGCTTTTTTAGCCAGGCCATTAACGGCATTGAAAGTATTGTCGCCCCAAAAAAATACCATGCGCTGATCTACCTTACCCATGACAGTTATGAGCGGGAAGCATCCATGTTTAACGACCTGGCCAGCGGACGCGTTGATGGTCTCATTATGTCCGTAGCCAGCAGCACCCAGGATACCGGACATATTAAAACATTACAGGAAACAGGTATCCCCATTGTTTTTTTTGACAGGGTATGCGAGGATATTACTGCGGATAAAATAGTAACCGATGATTATGACAGCGCTTACAACGCGGCCACACACTTATTGCAAGCCGGATGTAAAAACATCTCACTGGTTACCATCAGCGGCTATCCTTCTATTTTAACCGCCCGCGAACAAGGATATCGTGATGCTGTAAGTGACAATGGGTTTGTAGTTAAAGATGCAGGAATAGTAACCTGCTCCAACAAATATACCGACGAAAATGTAAATATAATCAAAGCGCATTTGGCAACCGTTAAACCCGATGGCATCATAGCTACAGTTGAGCAGTTGGCTACCGCAACTTATCTGGCTTGCGATGAACTGAGACTACAAATCCCCCGTGATGTAAAAGTTGTTTGTTTTACCAATCAAATTACCGCGGCCATACTTAATCCATCGCTTACTACTATTTTACAACCTGCATATGATATGGGGAAGCAAGCAGCGGAAATCCTTTTCGGCCGCCTGTCCGGGCGGCTTAATGAAGCCAAGCAGGAACTGATAATGCCATCGCAATTAATAGCAAGGGCATCAACAGCCAGTTAG
- a CDS encoding GH92 family glycosyl hydrolase, whose translation MTGILLGVNLQAQQINHLHYVDPFIGTTVSNVLTKWGNNGGCYPGGVAPSGSMQLSPETRVVGARGYNYADSSIYYFSCLGHMGGFPKGSSGRLYIMPLKGGANFEAGKSSLRFSHKKETARPGYYKVYFDDQQITAEATATTRTGIFRFTFDGDANPQIFVGDGGEIRAISDKIIHASNFNAVINFSEGYTDKKEVKGGWLFSFPKAKTGVKMITLKLSRSSVSSNSAQYNIDKEAGNLSFDEICARTSREWAKLLSVVDLNDNNEQNKTVFYTALYHSLLLPWVADDAEGNYRGSNGKIYKKTGQNQYEAFSPWDTFRSLHPLLTLLYPQKQQDVILSMLDIYKQSGHLPTESMTGNHAIPIIVDSYLKGIKGFDKDFAYKAMKKDLVDGPFVQSDMEVYHQKGYVPFTKPESVTRTVEYAYDDWALSQFADKVMNDKLTYQLLSNRGFNYRNLLNKDELFMLPRNGDEFKLQPGTSGYKEGDKWVYSYFVPQNGKDLINMTGGNEQFAARLDSALRNNVILFDNETVFHLPYLFNQAGKPWLTQKWMKDIMLHRFNATPGGLPGNDDLGSTSSWYIFSSLGIYPVCPGRPLYAIGAPLFKSATLYLPNGKKFVISSNNSVLKNNYVQSLRINGKAWQQLILPHSVLMSGGTMTFNMGKEPGSWPANKDPIVLSTTQKNTAFNIVNYSVSKKSVVPDEPLVINFKLKNTGGKGIKTVKLLVEGKPYAYKNCLVEPGQTLQDSIVFRLYPVGKSILKLDNTVPFIVEVKLPEKPRERPFEISGLEVKPMIRLKENQQIRYMIKNTGGLKQTFIIPVILNDSVVFNDNIKLNTGEAKIISHNITVTQKGFKYLKIDTAKTIYIVYEDGIESLLLDFRSIVPGKAVTDSSGFHNNGKIISGSLANNKDRLLFGDSTYVEVANSPALNNMGESITMMGWVYPMGNEKGLVDIITKGDNHVLQMTDNKTLTFFAGGWGRGDCTVNLPVDWQQHWHHIAGICNGKKLYVYIDGVLAGTTLLEVSADLSVNNKWTLGRNEEFPSERVFHGYINRVKVFKAALSVNDIKNIVSSEKQ comes from the coding sequence TTGACCGGAATATTACTGGGTGTCAATCTGCAAGCTCAGCAAATAAACCATCTTCATTATGTTGACCCGTTTATTGGCACTACTGTAAGTAATGTGCTTACCAAATGGGGGAACAATGGCGGCTGTTATCCCGGAGGGGTTGCTCCGTCAGGATCAATGCAATTAAGTCCGGAAACACGGGTTGTAGGTGCCCGGGGATATAATTATGCTGATAGTTCAATTTATTACTTCAGTTGCCTGGGACATATGGGTGGTTTCCCGAAAGGGTCGTCGGGGCGCCTTTACATAATGCCGTTGAAAGGTGGTGCCAATTTTGAGGCCGGTAAATCAAGCCTGCGGTTTTCGCACAAAAAGGAAACCGCCAGACCAGGCTATTACAAAGTTTATTTTGATGATCAGCAGATCACGGCAGAAGCTACTGCTACCACAAGAACAGGTATCTTCCGTTTTACTTTCGATGGGGATGCTAATCCGCAAATTTTTGTCGGTGACGGTGGTGAGATCCGGGCTATATCTGATAAAATAATCCATGCTTCAAACTTCAATGCAGTTATAAATTTTAGCGAAGGATATACAGATAAAAAGGAGGTTAAGGGGGGCTGGCTTTTCTCCTTCCCAAAAGCTAAAACAGGCGTTAAGATGATCACTTTAAAGTTAAGTAGATCATCGGTAAGCAGTAATAGCGCACAGTATAATATTGATAAGGAAGCAGGGAATTTAAGTTTTGATGAAATATGTGCGAGAACGAGCCGTGAATGGGCTAAATTACTGTCTGTTGTAGACTTAAATGACAACAACGAACAAAATAAAACAGTGTTTTATACGGCGCTCTACCACTCGCTGCTGTTGCCCTGGGTTGCCGATGACGCTGAAGGCAATTATCGTGGCAGCAATGGTAAAATATATAAAAAAACAGGGCAAAACCAGTATGAGGCTTTTTCTCCATGGGATACATTCCGGTCGTTACATCCATTGCTCACTTTGCTATACCCGCAAAAGCAACAGGATGTGATCTTGTCTATGTTGGATATTTACAAGCAAAGTGGTCACCTGCCTACCGAAAGTATGACGGGTAACCATGCCATTCCTATCATTGTTGACTCATATCTAAAAGGCATTAAAGGTTTTGATAAGGACTTTGCTTATAAGGCGATGAAGAAAGATCTTGTTGATGGACCTTTCGTGCAATCGGATATGGAAGTGTACCATCAAAAAGGTTATGTTCCCTTCACTAAGCCCGAATCTGTTACCCGTACGGTTGAATACGCCTATGATGATTGGGCCTTATCACAATTTGCAGATAAGGTGATGAATGATAAGCTGACTTATCAGTTATTATCAAACAGAGGTTTTAACTACCGCAATCTTTTAAATAAGGACGAACTGTTTATGCTTCCGCGTAATGGCGATGAATTTAAGCTTCAGCCCGGCACGTCGGGTTATAAAGAGGGCGACAAATGGGTGTATTCATATTTTGTTCCCCAAAATGGTAAAGACTTGATTAATATGACCGGCGGCAATGAGCAGTTTGCCGCCCGTTTGGATTCAGCTCTTCGCAATAATGTTATCCTCTTTGATAACGAAACTGTTTTTCACTTACCTTATCTGTTTAACCAGGCCGGCAAGCCATGGTTAACACAAAAGTGGATGAAAGATATCATGCTCCATAGGTTCAACGCTACTCCCGGCGGTTTGCCCGGTAATGATGACCTCGGTTCAACATCCAGCTGGTATATTTTCAGTTCACTGGGGATTTATCCGGTGTGCCCGGGCAGGCCGCTTTATGCTATCGGCGCGCCATTGTTTAAATCTGCAACCCTTTATCTGCCAAATGGCAAAAAGTTTGTCATTAGCAGTAATAATTCAGTATTAAAAAATAATTATGTACAATCGCTGCGGATAAATGGTAAGGCCTGGCAGCAGTTGATCCTGCCGCATTCGGTATTGATGAGCGGGGGCACGATGACTTTTAACATGGGTAAAGAGCCGGGTAGCTGGCCCGCGAATAAAGATCCGATTGTACTTTCAACCACACAAAAAAACACCGCTTTTAACATAGTGAATTATTCTGTCAGTAAAAAAAGTGTGGTACCGGATGAACCGCTTGTAATAAACTTCAAACTTAAAAATACGGGCGGCAAGGGCATTAAAACAGTAAAATTGTTGGTTGAGGGAAAGCCCTACGCTTATAAGAATTGTTTGGTGGAGCCGGGACAAACCCTTCAGGACTCTATTGTGTTTCGCCTTTACCCGGTAGGGAAATCAATACTGAAACTTGATAACACAGTTCCGTTTATAGTTGAGGTAAAATTGCCTGAAAAGCCCCGGGAGCGTCCGTTCGAAATATCCGGGCTGGAGGTAAAGCCGATGATCAGATTAAAAGAAAATCAGCAAATCAGATACATGATAAAAAATACCGGCGGACTTAAGCAAACCTTTATTATACCGGTAATTCTAAATGATTCGGTTGTTTTTAATGATAACATCAAACTAAATACGGGTGAGGCTAAAATCATCAGCCATAATATAACAGTCACTCAAAAAGGATTTAAGTACCTGAAGATTGATACCGCTAAAACTATATATATAGTTTATGAAGACGGCATAGAATCCTTATTGCTTGATTTCAGGTCGATTGTTCCTGGCAAGGCGGTAACTGATAGTTCGGGATTTCATAACAACGGGAAGATTATTTCAGGTTCATTAGCAAATAATAAAGACCGGCTGTTGTTTGGCGACAGTACTTATGTGGAAGTTGCAAACTCACCGGCTTTGAACAATATGGGCGAATCCATTACCATGATGGGATGGGTTTACCCAATGGGCAACGAGAAAGGCCTGGTTGATATTATTACCAAAGGTGACAACCATGTATTGCAAATGACCGATAACAAAACCCTTACCTTTTTTGCCGGCGGATGGGGCAGAGGAGATTGCACCGTAAATCTTCCTGTCGACTGGCAACAGCACTGGCATCACATTGCGGGCATATGCAATGGCAAAAAGCTGTATGTTTATATCGATGGTGTTTTGGCCGGAACTACGCTGTTAGAGGTAAGCGCCGATTTATCCGTAAACAACAAATGGACATTAGGCCGAAATGAAGAGTTTCCATCGGAACGCGTGTTTCATGGCTATATAAACAGGGTAAAAGTATTCAAAGCTGCATTATCTGTTAACGATATCAAAAATATCGTGTCCTCAGAAAAACAGTAA